Proteins encoded together in one Lathyrus oleraceus cultivar Zhongwan6 chromosome 5, CAAS_Psat_ZW6_1.0, whole genome shotgun sequence window:
- the LOC127083864 gene encoding uncharacterized protein LOC127083864, whose translation MPNSKHVTSFGLLQNCGIKTTSSLKEMTFEVTKEKVLDLLRCALISKSPLTDTFLRNEPSVEESSKILNYDAEDNADIQISVKLVIRKSDGKVLYAQGEEDFVDMLLTFLPFPLGGVVSKIRENCSLGSIDKLYKSIVVLEENKYFKSTKAKKRLVDPQVASQFKLSNKILPLQPDMEYYCYYDGKSFKDSIIDNQFFISDEYRKDEKNCKNMFLLDNLKAWRGSREGYVKELKMYVATDDLIVAQSSPISSLNLIDSSETSFDDLKEEVVTIGLKECLSILMAALTSTSALTNGLAHLLTEVKEEK comes from the exons ATGCCAAACTCCAAGCATGTTACAAGCTTTGGTTTACTTCAAAACTGTGGAATAAAAACCACAAGTTCCTTAAAGGAAATGACGTTTGAAGTCACTAAGGAAAAG GTGCTGGATCTTTTGAGGTGCGCTTTGATTTCCAAGTCACCTTTAACAGATACGTTTTTGCGAAATGAACCATCCGTTGAAGAGTCGTCAAAGATTTTGAACTATGATGCTGAAGATAATGCTGATATCCAGATAAGTGTAAAGCTAGTTATAAGAAAATCAGATGGCAAGGTATTGTATGCTCAAGGGGAAGAAGATTTTGTTGATATGCTATTAACTTTTCTCCCATTTCCCTTGGGAGGAGTTGTAAGTAAGATAAGAGAAAATTGTTCTTTGGGAAGTATTGATAAATTGTACAAGAGCATTGTTGTTTTAGAAGAAAACAAGTATTTTAAGTCAACAAAAGCCAAGAAAAGGCTTGTTGATCCTCAAGTTGCATCGCAATTCAAACTAAGCAATAAGATATTACCTCTTCAGCCGGATATGGAGTATTATTGTTATTATGATGGCAAAAGTTTCAAAGACAGTATTATTGATAATCAATTTTTCATAAGTGATGAATATAGGAAAGATGAGAAAAACTGTAAAAATATGTTTCTACTCGATAATCTCAAAGCATGGAGAGGAAGCCGAGAAGGTTATGTGAAGGAATTGAAAATGTATGTGGCTACCGATGACTTGATCGTTGCACAATCGTCTCCGATTTCATCTTTAAATTTAATTGACAGTTCGGAAACTTCTTTTGATGACTTGAAGGAAGAGGTTGTCACCATTGGCCTTAAGGAG TGTCTTAGCATATTGATGGCTGCATTGACTTCTACATCTGCTCTAACAAATGGTTTAGCTCACTTGTTAACTGAAGTTAAGGAGGAGAAATAA